The proteins below are encoded in one region of Streptomyces sp. NBC_00490:
- a CDS encoding carbohydrate ABC transporter permease — protein sequence MTSVSTPVVRTADERKRTGSIAWHVGSLAVLAVVLYPVIWVLGASFKPSKDIIASIDLLPVKPVWENFSGLADGISGISISTFFTNSLMYAGLAVAGVVLSSSLTAYAFAKIRFAGRNLLFTMMIGTLLLPYHVLLIPQYVMFRKLELTDTLVPLVAGKFLATEAFFVFLMVQFMRGLPKELDEAAKLDGCGHLRTYWSIVLPLCRPALITSAIFTFINAWNDFMGPLIYLNTPDKYTVSLGLMMFRDQEGISNYGSMIAMSLVALVPVIAFFMAFQRYLIDGMATSGLK from the coding sequence GTGACCAGTGTCAGCACCCCTGTCGTGCGCACCGCCGACGAGCGCAAGCGCACCGGTTCGATCGCCTGGCACGTGGGCTCGCTCGCCGTCCTCGCAGTCGTCCTGTACCCGGTGATCTGGGTGCTCGGTGCCTCGTTCAAGCCGAGCAAGGACATCATCGCCAGCATCGACCTGCTGCCCGTCAAGCCGGTCTGGGAGAACTTCTCCGGGCTCGCCGACGGTATCTCCGGCATCTCCATCAGCACGTTCTTCACGAACTCGCTGATGTACGCGGGGCTCGCCGTGGCCGGTGTCGTGCTGTCCAGCTCGCTGACCGCGTACGCCTTCGCCAAGATCCGGTTCGCCGGGCGGAACCTGCTGTTCACGATGATGATCGGCACGCTGCTGCTGCCGTATCACGTCCTGCTCATCCCGCAGTACGTGATGTTCCGCAAGCTCGAGCTCACCGACACCCTGGTGCCGCTCGTGGCGGGCAAGTTCCTGGCCACGGAGGCGTTCTTCGTCTTCCTGATGGTGCAGTTCATGCGGGGCCTCCCCAAGGAACTGGACGAGGCCGCCAAGCTCGACGGCTGCGGGCATCTGCGGACCTACTGGTCCATCGTGCTGCCGCTGTGCCGCCCCGCCCTCATCACCAGCGCGATCTTCACCTTCATCAACGCCTGGAACGACTTCATGGGGCCGCTGATCTACCTCAACACCCCGGACAAGTACACCGTCTCGCTCGGCCTGATGATGTTCCGCGATCAGGAGGGCATCTCCAACTACGGCAGCATGATCGCGATGTCGCTGGTGGCGCTGGTGCCGGTCATCGCCTTCTTCATGGCCTTCCAGCGGTATCTCATCGACGGTATGGCGACGTCCGGACTGAAGTGA
- a CDS encoding carbohydrate ABC transporter permease: protein MTLVKEAPARPAKKRSAAPAAGRRGRRRENLVGYLFMSPWIAGFLVLTAGPMIASLYYAFTRYNLFTPPQWVGFDNFTTMFQDPRWQKSVEVTLKYVVVATPLKLLLALGVALLLAQKRRGQGLYRAAFYMPSLIGASVSVGFVWRALFSDDAIVDRTQKVFGMDVGGWIGNPDYVLYALVALSIWQFGAPMVIFLAGLKQVPQELYEAAEMDGAGPLRRFWNITLPMISPVLFFNVLLESIHAFQVFGSAYVVSNTQCGPADATLVYTCYLYQKGFKEAQMGFASAMAWTLVVAVALVTAVLFWSQKKWVHYEEAAK, encoded by the coding sequence ATGACGCTCGTCAAGGAAGCGCCCGCGCGCCCGGCGAAGAAGCGGTCCGCCGCTCCTGCCGCCGGGCGGCGCGGGCGGCGCCGCGAGAACCTCGTCGGCTATCTCTTCATGTCGCCGTGGATCGCGGGATTCCTGGTGCTCACGGCGGGGCCGATGATCGCGTCGCTGTACTACGCGTTCACCCGCTACAACCTCTTCACTCCACCGCAGTGGGTGGGCTTCGACAACTTCACGACCATGTTCCAGGACCCGCGCTGGCAGAAGTCGGTCGAGGTCACGCTGAAGTACGTCGTCGTGGCCACCCCGCTGAAGCTGCTGCTCGCGCTCGGTGTCGCGCTGCTGCTCGCGCAGAAGCGGCGCGGGCAGGGGCTGTACCGGGCCGCCTTCTACATGCCCTCGCTCATCGGCGCCAGCGTCTCCGTCGGCTTCGTGTGGCGGGCGCTGTTCTCGGACGACGCGATCGTGGACCGTACGCAGAAGGTCTTCGGCATGGACGTGGGGGGCTGGATCGGCAACCCGGACTACGTCCTCTACGCGCTGGTGGCGCTGAGCATCTGGCAGTTCGGCGCGCCGATGGTCATCTTCCTGGCCGGTCTCAAGCAGGTTCCGCAGGAGCTGTACGAGGCCGCCGAGATGGACGGGGCCGGACCCCTGCGGCGGTTCTGGAACATCACGCTGCCGATGATCTCACCGGTGCTGTTCTTCAACGTGCTGCTGGAGTCCATCCACGCGTTCCAGGTGTTCGGGTCCGCCTACGTGGTCTCCAACACCCAGTGCGGGCCGGCCGACGCCACCCTCGTCTACACCTGTTACCTCTACCAGAAGGGCTTCAAGGAGGCCCAGATGGGCTTCGCCTCCGCGATGGCCTGGACGCTGGTGGTCGCGGTGGCGCTGGTCACGGCGGTCCTGTTCTGGTCGCAGAAGAAGTGGGTGCACTACGAGGAGGCCGCCAAGTGA
- a CDS encoding ABC transporter substrate-binding protein: protein MGTSKNVERRTILKVAGASAATIGLGATTACGGDSGSGDGTVTLRYAWWGGEPRTIAMKKAIAVFEKKNPKIKIKPEFTDYAAFWEKFQTQASGGNPPDVFQNAVGFLRKYDKRGILLDLKAQADAGNLDLENFRNGVLANGQVDAKQLGVPVGANTMALVIDLKAFKKAGVEAKMGWTWDEYFDALQTIQDKLKIAGDTGYFGIMYLYDLYLRQNGKAFFTDSDLGFTEDDLTQWWTDGYKRVKSGLVADPKKIEQVYPKSGLSAGLAASEFTWDNFSIRYEGEGESDYGLAPIPTTDGKQTGQYLGSLMLSAFSGTKHPKEAAQFISFMVHDPEVGKIMGYDRGILSTTEQYDAFQPTDAQNKGVKAYEEEVAKAGVLGKITPHPSGADVIEAAFLRIGGEVSQGKTKPADAAKALFSEAKAAFAG, encoded by the coding sequence ATGGGAACCAGCAAGAATGTTGAGAGGCGTACGATCCTGAAGGTGGCCGGGGCCTCGGCCGCCACCATCGGGCTGGGAGCAACGACCGCATGTGGCGGTGACAGCGGTTCCGGAGACGGGACGGTGACACTCCGTTACGCATGGTGGGGTGGCGAGCCGCGCACCATCGCGATGAAGAAGGCGATCGCGGTCTTCGAGAAGAAGAACCCGAAGATCAAGATCAAGCCTGAATTCACCGACTACGCCGCGTTCTGGGAGAAGTTCCAGACGCAGGCCTCCGGCGGGAATCCGCCGGACGTATTCCAGAATGCTGTCGGCTTCCTGCGCAAGTACGACAAGCGCGGCATTCTTCTGGACCTCAAGGCGCAGGCGGACGCCGGGAATCTGGACCTGGAGAACTTCCGCAACGGCGTTCTGGCGAACGGTCAGGTCGACGCCAAGCAGCTCGGTGTCCCCGTCGGCGCCAACACCATGGCGCTGGTCATCGACCTCAAGGCCTTCAAGAAGGCCGGTGTCGAGGCGAAGATGGGCTGGACCTGGGACGAGTACTTCGACGCCCTCCAGACGATCCAGGACAAGCTGAAGATCGCCGGTGACACGGGCTACTTCGGCATCATGTACCTCTACGACCTGTATCTGCGCCAGAACGGCAAGGCGTTCTTCACCGACTCCGATCTCGGCTTCACCGAGGACGATCTGACGCAGTGGTGGACCGACGGCTACAAGCGCGTGAAGTCCGGACTCGTCGCCGACCCCAAGAAGATCGAGCAGGTCTACCCGAAGTCGGGTCTGTCGGCCGGCCTCGCCGCGTCTGAGTTCACCTGGGACAACTTCTCCATCCGTTACGAGGGTGAGGGCGAGTCGGACTACGGGCTCGCGCCGATCCCCACCACGGACGGCAAGCAGACCGGCCAGTACCTCGGTTCGCTGATGCTCAGTGCCTTCTCCGGGACGAAGCACCCCAAGGAGGCCGCGCAGTTCATCTCCTTCATGGTCCACGACCCCGAGGTCGGCAAGATCATGGGTTACGACCGCGGCATCCTCTCCACGACCGAGCAGTACGACGCGTTCCAGCCCACTGACGCCCAGAACAAGGGCGTGAAGGCGTACGAGGAAGAGGTCGCCAAGGCCGGTGTGCTGGGGAAGATCACCCCGCACCCGTCCGGCGCGGATGTCATCGAGGCGGCCTTCCTGCGCATCGGCGGCGAGGTCTCCCAGGGCAAGACCAAGCCGGCCGACGCCGCCAAGGCGCTGTTCAGCGAGGCCAAGGCCGCGTTCGCGGGCTGA
- a CDS encoding TIGR02611 family protein, with protein sequence MNTGSDEQVEVAVAADESKTSGAQSGDGLGSKAPEFVKARRLLHLSWQVGIFIIGLAVVVLGIIMLPLPGPGWVVIFGGMAIWATEFVWAQLVLRWTKRKVTEAAQKALDPKVRRRNIILTSIGLVIVAAIGAVYLYKFGFEMPWNIKNQ encoded by the coding sequence ATGAATACGGGGAGTGACGAGCAGGTCGAGGTGGCCGTGGCGGCGGACGAGTCGAAGACGAGCGGGGCGCAGAGCGGGGACGGGCTCGGCTCGAAAGCGCCGGAATTCGTCAAGGCGCGCCGCCTGCTGCACCTGAGCTGGCAGGTCGGGATCTTCATCATCGGCCTGGCCGTCGTGGTCCTGGGCATCATCATGCTTCCGCTGCCGGGACCCGGCTGGGTCGTGATCTTCGGCGGCATGGCGATCTGGGCGACCGAGTTCGTCTGGGCCCAGCTCGTGCTGCGCTGGACCAAGCGCAAGGTGACCGAGGCGGCCCAGAAGGCGCTCGATCCCAAGGTGCGCCGGCGCAACATCATCCTGACGTCGATCGGCCTGGTGATCGTGGCCGCGATCGGCGCGGTCTACCTCTACAAGTTCGGCTTCGAGATGCCGTGGAACATCAAGAACCAGTGA